The following are encoded together in the Mumia sp. Pv4-285 genome:
- a CDS encoding Fe-S cluster assembly protein HesB gives MLTLTENATDVVTALVADRIDTEDAGLRISGPTDGNFAVAAVPVGEPGDQLVESGDAKVYIEGATSELLDDKVLDAQVTPEGGVQFALAQQPG, from the coding sequence ATGCTCACCCTGACCGAGAACGCCACCGATGTCGTCACGGCCCTGGTCGCCGACCGCATCGACACCGAAGACGCCGGACTGCGGATCAGCGGTCCGACCGACGGCAACTTCGCCGTCGCCGCCGTCCCCGTCGGAGAACCGGGGGACCAGCTCGTGGAGAGCGGCGACGCCAAGGTCTACATCGAGGGCGCCACGTCCGAGCTCTTGGACGACAAGGTGCTCGACGCCCAGGTGACCCCCGAGGGCGGGGTCCAGTTCGCGCTCGCCCAGCAGCCGGGCTAG